A single Thermoanaerobacterium sp. RBIITD DNA region contains:
- a CDS encoding ABC transporter ATP-binding protein translates to MELILKTTNLTKNYYSKKALKGINLELEKGKILGLLGPNGSSKTTFMKIAAGILRPTSGEILIDGQKPGIYTKSIVSYLPDVNYLYKWMRVRDAINFFKDFYVDFDLEKSKRLLDFMKLDENDKVTSLSKGMKEKLHLALVLSRNAKLYVFDEPLGGIDPNAREKIIDAIIDNIREDCSMIISTHLVRDIERLFDDVAFISDGEIILNGNAEELRTERNKSIDEIFREVYS, encoded by the coding sequence ATGGAACTAATTTTAAAAACGACAAACCTTACTAAAAATTATTACAGTAAAAAGGCATTAAAAGGAATAAACCTTGAACTGGAAAAAGGGAAAATACTCGGGCTTTTGGGTCCTAACGGCAGCAGCAAAACTACATTTATGAAGATTGCAGCAGGTATATTAAGACCAACATCTGGTGAAATACTAATTGATGGTCAGAAGCCGGGCATTTATACAAAATCAATTGTATCGTACCTGCCTGATGTAAACTACCTTTATAAATGGATGAGGGTTAGAGATGCAATAAATTTCTTCAAAGATTTTTATGTTGATTTTGACCTTGAAAAGTCAAAAAGATTGCTGGATTTTATGAAACTTGATGAAAATGATAAAGTAACTTCACTTTCAAAGGGTATGAAAGAGAAATTGCACCTTGCATTAGTGCTATCAAGAAATGCAAAATTATATGTTTTCGATGAACCACTTGGTGGAATTGATCCGAATGCTAGAGAAAAAATTATTGATGCAATTATAGATAATATTCGTGAAGATTGCTCAATGATAATATCAACACACCTTGTAAGAGATATTGAAAGGCTTTTCGACGATGTCGCATTTATCTCAGATGGTGAAATTATTTTAAATGGAAATGCCGAAGAATTAAGGACAGAAAGAAATAAATCTATTGATGAAATCTTCAGGGAGGTGTATTCATAA
- a CDS encoding ABC transporter ATP-binding protein, translating to MIEVNKVFKFYQMGKEQVAALNGIDLKIRDGEFVAVVGPSGSGKSTLMHLIGGLDKPSGGSIVVDGHDISKLKDKELSKYRNQNIGFVFQSFNLEPSITSLENVMMPLMFAGIGEKKRKEMALHALTLVGLEKRAKHRPTELSGGERQRVSIARAIVNNPSILLADEPTGNLDSKTGLSIINLLKDLKEKGYTIIMVTHNTDDAKKADRIIKIKDGQIEGVEVNAL from the coding sequence ATGATAGAAGTAAACAAAGTTTTTAAATTCTACCAGATGGGAAAAGAACAAGTCGCTGCATTAAACGGAATTGACCTTAAAATAAGGGACGGAGAATTTGTGGCAGTTGTCGGCCCATCAGGCTCAGGGAAATCCACATTAATGCATTTAATTGGCGGCCTTGACAAGCCCTCAGGTGGCAGCATCGTAGTAGATGGACATGATATAAGTAAATTAAAAGATAAAGAGCTTTCAAAATACAGAAATCAAAACATAGGTTTTGTATTTCAGTCATTTAACCTTGAACCCTCAATCACCTCACTCGAAAATGTCATGATGCCCTTAATGTTTGCCGGAATAGGAGAGAAAAAAAGAAAAGAGATGGCACTTCATGCACTTACACTTGTCGGACTCGAGAAAAGGGCAAAACACAGACCTACTGAGCTGTCCGGTGGAGAAAGGCAAAGAGTAAGCATAGCAAGGGCTATTGTCAACAATCCGTCGATACTTCTGGCAGATGAGCCGACAGGTAACCTTGATTCAAAAACAGGTTTAAGTATCATTAATTTATTGAAAGATTTAAAAGAAAAAGGATATACAATCATAATGGTAACACACAATACAGATGATGCAAAAAAAGCAGATAGAATTATAAAAATAAAAGATGGACAAATCGAGGGGGTTGAAGTTAATGCACTTTAA
- a CDS encoding 4Fe-4S dicluster domain-containing protein has protein sequence MYCGHCAPCSKKIDIASVNKYLDLALIQEDVPETLKNHYDLLEHHAIECIECGICMKNCPFGVDIINKMKQAVKLFGN, from the coding sequence ATGTATTGCGGACATTGCGCCCCATGTTCGAAAAAGATAGATATTGCATCAGTAAATAAATATTTAGATTTAGCATTGATTCAAGAAGATGTTCCTGAAACATTAAAGAATCATTATGACTTATTAGAACATCATGCAATTGAGTGCATAGAATGTGGGATATGTATGAAAAACTGTCCATTTGGTGTGGATATTATTAATAAAATGAAGCAGGCAGTTAAGTTATTTGGCAATTAG
- a CDS encoding permease: MLNWIADFIVYKMLGLKGHLGDALHFFIYDSIKIFLLLLIIIFAVTFIRSYFPPEKVKKYLSKKNEYVGNVLAALLGIVTPFCSCSAVPLFIGFVESGIPLGVTFSFLISSPMVNEVALVMLWGLFGWKISLIYILTGVIVAIISGIVIGKLHLEHLVESFVYEMKMGEEALIAEITLNDRINQSLSYTKSLIKKIWLYVLIGIALGGFIHGYVPADFIIKYAGRGNIFAVPIAVLIGIPMYSNAAGTIPIIQALLGKGIQIGTALALMMSITALSLPELIILKNVLKPKLIAIFVGIVGISIIFVGYLFNFII; encoded by the coding sequence ATGTTAAATTGGATAGCTGATTTTATTGTTTATAAGATGCTTGGTTTAAAAGGACATCTTGGTGATGCACTTCACTTTTTCATATATGATTCTATAAAGATATTTTTGCTTTTACTTATAATTATTTTTGCTGTCACATTTATCAGAAGTTATTTTCCACCTGAAAAGGTCAAAAAATACTTAAGTAAAAAGAATGAATATGTTGGAAATGTCTTAGCAGCGCTTTTAGGCATAGTTACGCCATTTTGTTCATGTTCAGCAGTACCACTATTCATAGGCTTTGTAGAATCAGGCATACCACTTGGCGTTACATTTTCATTTTTAATTTCATCACCGATGGTAAATGAAGTGGCCCTTGTTATGCTATGGGGATTATTTGGATGGAAGATATCGCTTATATACATTTTAACTGGTGTTATAGTTGCTATTATTTCAGGTATTGTGATAGGGAAATTACATCTTGAGCATCTTGTTGAGAGTTTTGTATATGAGATGAAAATGGGTGAAGAAGCATTAATTGCAGAAATAACTCTTAATGATAGAATAAATCAATCATTAAGCTATACAAAAAGCTTGATAAAGAAAATATGGCTTTATGTTCTTATTGGTATAGCACTTGGTGGATTCATACATGGATATGTACCGGCAGATTTCATCATAAAATATGCTGGGCGTGGTAATATATTTGCAGTACCTATAGCAGTATTAATCGGTATACCTATGTATTCAAATGCGGCTGGAACAATCCCGATAATCCAAGCGCTTTTAGGAAAGGGCATACAGATAGGTACAGCATTAGCACTAATGATGTCAATAACAGCATTATCACTGCCGGAATTGATTATTCTTAAGAATGTTTTAAAACCTAAGCTAATTGCTATTTTCGTTGGAATTGTAGGGATATCAATTATTTTTGTAGGTTATTTATTTAATTTTATAATATAG
- a CDS encoding MerR family transcriptional regulator: MTIAEVSEKFDISQDTLRYYERIGLIPRVNRNKSGNRDYTEEDCKWVEFIKCMRNAGLSIEVLIEYVTLVEQGDETIEARKELLIEQRKHLIKRIEDMKKTLERLDYKIEVYEQLLVEKEKELKRSED, from the coding sequence ATGACGATTGCAGAAGTAAGTGAAAAATTTGATATATCACAAGATACACTCCGCTATTATGAACGAATCGGACTGATTCCTCGTGTGAACCGCAATAAAAGCGGAAACAGGGACTATACGGAAGAAGACTGTAAGTGGGTTGAATTTATTAAATGTATGCGAAATGCAGGTCTTTCAATTGAAGTATTGATTGAATATGTTACGCTGGTTGAGCAAGGTGACGAAACTATTGAGGCTAGAAAAGAACTCTTAATTGAACAACGTAAGCATCTAATAAAAAGAATAGAAGATATGAAGAAAACTTTAGAACGCCTGGATTATAAAATTGAAGTATATGAACAATTGTTAGTTGAAAAAGAAAAAGAACTAAAAAGATCGGAGGATTAG
- a CDS encoding sensor histidine kinase: MDIWFILCKFIIIIYILIKYFINEMAVYPESFVFFILIYICINMAYYIIDNKLIKKAILILSIALSAICYLYINKLFVLLLPINIYELSFNLFSTNLSFIISIFILFLLDSSTVSEYTIIALMSYLICFIAQRLYEKIEKLKSQNDDLREKIQMLYNKINKSEEYEKQVRYTAQLEERNKISQKIHDNVGHTISGSLMQLEASKLLIDKNKDDAKKLIQNAIDTLRNGLESIRLALREIKPPVEQMGINRLRLIINDFTVKTHIPVNLEYTGILDKITYSQWNVIVENVKEALTNIMKYSKATKVVVSIDVLNKFIKTEVKDNGVGAYIIKKGLGLSGIEERCGSIGGKVIIDGSNGFSVIFLLPLEGD, from the coding sequence ATGGACATTTGGTTTATACTCTGTAAATTTATTATAATCATTTATATATTGATTAAGTACTTTATTAACGAAATGGCGGTTTACCCAGAGAGTTTTGTCTTTTTCATTCTCATTTACATATGCATAAATATGGCATACTACATCATAGACAATAAATTAATCAAAAAGGCGATATTAATTTTATCCATAGCCTTGTCGGCTATTTGCTATTTATATATCAACAAATTATTTGTATTACTCTTACCTATTAATATATATGAACTAAGTTTTAATTTGTTTTCTACAAATTTAAGCTTTATTATATCAATATTTATTTTATTTTTACTTGATAGTTCAACAGTATCGGAATATACTATAATTGCATTAATGTCATATCTAATATGTTTTATTGCCCAAAGGTTATATGAAAAGATAGAAAAATTAAAAAGTCAGAATGATGATTTGCGTGAAAAAATACAGATGTTATACAATAAAATCAATAAAAGCGAAGAATACGAAAAACAGGTTAGATACACGGCTCAATTAGAAGAGCGAAACAAGATATCACAAAAAATTCACGACAATGTCGGCCATACAATATCGGGCAGTTTGATGCAGCTGGAAGCATCAAAATTATTGATTGATAAAAATAAGGATGATGCAAAAAAGCTAATTCAAAATGCTATAGACACATTGAGAAATGGACTTGAGAGCATACGCCTGGCATTAAGAGAAATAAAGCCACCGGTAGAACAAATGGGCATTAATAGGTTAAGACTTATTATAAATGATTTTACTGTAAAAACTCACATCCCTGTGAATTTGGAATACACTGGTATTCTTGATAAAATTACATATTCACAATGGAATGTTATTGTAGAAAATGTAAAAGAAGCATTGACAAATATCATGAAATATTCAAAAGCGACTAAAGTTGTTGTTAGTATTGATGTTCTTAATAAATTTATAAAGACAGAGGTAAAGGACAATGGTGTTGGTGCATATATTATAAAGAAGGGTCTTGGATTAAGTGGCATCGAGGAAAGGTGCGGAAGCATTGGAGGAAAAGTCATAATAGATGGATCAAATGGATTTTCAGTAATTTTTTTGTTGCCGCTGGAGGGGGATTAA
- a CDS encoding flavodoxin family protein, which yields MKVLLVNGSPHEKGCTYTALEEVAKTLNAEGIETEIFQIGTKPLAGCIDCGYCRKTGRCVFHDRVNDFLEIAGDVDGFVFGSPVHYAAAGGAITSFMDRAFFADLCSGKGSFYLKPAAAVVSARRAGTTATFDQLNKYFTLMEMPVISSKYWNMVHGFTPEDVKKDLEGLQIMRTLGRNMAWFLKCKEAGIKAGIPFPKREENISTNFIR from the coding sequence ATGAAAGTATTATTAGTGAATGGAAGCCCACACGAAAAGGGATGTACCTATACGGCATTGGAAGAAGTGGCTAAAACACTGAATGCAGAAGGGATTGAAACCGAAATATTTCAGATTGGAACCAAGCCGTTAGCCGGATGCATTGATTGTGGATACTGTCGCAAAACCGGGCGTTGTGTATTTCATGACAGAGTTAATGATTTTCTTGAAATTGCAGGAGATGTTGACGGTTTTGTATTTGGTTCGCCTGTACATTACGCGGCTGCAGGAGGTGCTATTACATCTTTTATGGACCGCGCATTCTTTGCCGATTTATGTTCTGGAAAGGGATCCTTTTACTTAAAACCGGCAGCCGCCGTTGTTTCTGCCAGAAGGGCAGGAACGACCGCAACATTTGACCAGCTTAATAAGTATTTCACATTGATGGAGATGCCGGTTATTTCATCAAAATACTGGAACATGGTACACGGCTTCACGCCTGAGGACGTAAAAAAAGATTTAGAGGGATTGCAGATTATGCGTACATTAGGAAGAAATATGGCATGGTTCTTAAAGTGTAAAGAGGCTGGTATCAAAGCAGGAATCCCGTTCCCAAAAAGAGAAGAAAATATATCTACAAACTTTATTCGATAA
- a CDS encoding response regulator transcription factor, whose amino-acid sequence MSIKVLIADDDSLIRESLKIILGMDEEFEVVSCVDDGLKAVNYCLKYNIDVALVDVRMPVMNGVQAAKEICRKTATKVLILTTFDDDEYIIDVIKSGAKGYLLKNNSPEKIKNAIKMVYEGNSVVQDVVLDKIKEGLGKDKSVKIDTSLFTRREIEIMDLISKGLSNKEIADKLYISEGTVKNYITSILDKTGLQHRTQIAIYYLNGGE is encoded by the coding sequence ATGTCTATTAAAGTACTTATAGCTGATGATGATTCATTGATAAGAGAAAGTCTTAAGATAATACTGGGAATGGATGAAGAATTTGAAGTGGTATCATGTGTTGATGATGGACTTAAGGCAGTTAATTATTGTCTAAAATATAATATAGATGTTGCATTAGTAGATGTAAGAATGCCTGTAATGAACGGAGTACAGGCGGCTAAAGAAATATGCCGAAAGACAGCTACAAAAGTTTTAATCCTTACTACATTTGATGATGATGAATATATTATAGATGTGATAAAAAGCGGCGCAAAGGGGTATCTTCTTAAAAATAATTCGCCGGAAAAGATAAAGAATGCTATAAAGATGGTCTATGAAGGTAATTCCGTTGTGCAAGATGTAGTTCTTGACAAGATAAAGGAAGGCCTCGGTAAAGACAAAAGCGTTAAAATTGATACATCCTTATTTACAAGAAGGGAAATAGAAATCATGGATCTTATATCAAAAGGCCTTTCAAATAAGGAAATAGCTGATAAGCTTTATATTTCAGAAGGAACGGTAAAGAACTATATTACATCTATACTTGATAAAACGGGATTACAACACAGGACGCAGATTGCTATCTATTATCTGAATGGAGGCGAATAA
- a CDS encoding ABC transporter permease produces MLKLIKYELAGRYKYYLGFSIALILLNIYLITKNNTWSDGLPFVVSFMAGFACFVAVLISGVMLYQRDMYGDTGYLLFTLPQRGYAIAGSKLIISIIEFTLFITLSGVMAFINLLYMHEAKALIDTILQYKISVLYTFIFALLTFIAVLVLSYFSLTISKIAFYNKKYGKILSLVVFLLISYIISRTSGYLVTLFPYNFNISPFSEIAQRSGVVALSFAVLPINIASTIFQTLLYIGLFILTSYLIDKKIDL; encoded by the coding sequence ATGCTTAAACTAATAAAGTATGAGCTTGCGGGAAGGTATAAATACTATCTTGGATTTTCAATTGCACTAATTTTATTGAATATATACCTTATAACAAAAAATAATACATGGTCAGATGGCTTACCATTCGTTGTATCTTTTATGGCTGGATTTGCCTGCTTTGTAGCCGTACTAATATCTGGAGTGATGTTGTATCAGAGGGATATGTACGGTGATACAGGCTACCTTTTGTTCACACTGCCGCAGAGAGGCTATGCTATAGCTGGTTCAAAGTTAATTATATCAATCATTGAATTTACATTATTTATAACCTTATCTGGAGTAATGGCATTTATAAATCTATTATATATGCATGAAGCTAAAGCACTTATAGATACAATACTCCAGTATAAAATTTCTGTACTGTACACATTTATATTTGCTTTATTGACTTTTATCGCAGTATTAGTGTTGTCATATTTTTCCCTTACAATCAGCAAAATAGCTTTTTACAACAAAAAATATGGAAAAATTTTGTCATTAGTCGTATTTTTGCTTATTTCCTATATAATCAGTAGAACCTCCGGCTATCTCGTAACTTTATTCCCATATAATTTTAATATAAGTCCATTTTCAGAAATTGCGCAAAGAAGCGGCGTCGTTGCTTTATCTTTTGCAGTATTGCCTATAAACATAGCAAGCACTATTTTCCAAACACTTTTATATATAGGGCTGTTCATTTTAACATCATATCTTATTGATAAAAAGATAGATTTATAA
- a CDS encoding flavodoxin, with amino-acid sequence MSDESTQTETENDSNNVADIKEISPPNTDNTNGKDEQPMSKTENILVAYFSHSGNTRVIANQIHESVGGDIFEIKTVDSYPNNYNAVVNLARQEQKNDYRPKLAAKVKNMDSYNVIFIGYPNWWGTMPMAVFTFLEEFDFSGKTIVPFCTHEGSALGQSVTDIKKLCPQSTILDGLAIRGSNVETAQDEVSEWLREIGITE; translated from the coding sequence GTGTCGGATGAAAGCACACAGACAGAAACAGAGAATGATAGTAACAATGTCGCTGATATAAAAGAAATTAGTCCGCCAAATACGGATAATACAAATGGAAAGGATGAACAACCAATGTCAAAAACAGAAAATATTCTTGTAGCATATTTTTCACATTCTGGGAATACTCGAGTAATCGCCAATCAAATTCACGAAAGCGTGGGAGGTGATATTTTTGAAATTAAGACCGTAGATTCATATCCTAACAATTATAATGCAGTTGTCAATCTAGCAAGGCAGGAACAGAAAAATGACTATAGACCGAAACTTGCAGCAAAGGTTAAGAACATGGACTCCTACAATGTGATTTTCATTGGTTATCCCAACTGGTGGGGAACCATGCCGATGGCGGTATTTACTTTTTTGGAAGAATTTGATTTTTCTGGAAAAACTATTGTACCATTTTGCACACACGAGGGAAGTGCTTTAGGTCAAAGCGTTACGGATATCAAAAAACTTTGCCCACAGTCAACTATTCTGGATGGTCTTGCAATTAGGGGATCAAATGTAGAAACTGCGCAGGATGAAGTATCCGAGTGGCTGCGTGAAATCGGAATTACAGAATAA
- a CDS encoding hydrolase, which translates to MNSSYIPEIVSPLRQKMIRVPEVIQNASGIKVYGKLIKSLVFTTDIAIIRNINANAVLAVYPFTPQPVITHALMVASDIPVFCGVGGGLTQGKRVVNLALDAEFEGAIGVVVNAPTASEIIKRMRLTIDIPIVVTIVSEKENIKERVDAGATILNISGAKRTPQIVRHVRELCPNIPIIATGGPTDESIMETIEAGANAISYTPPSNAEIFSAIMDKYRSERD; encoded by the coding sequence ATGAATAGTTCATACATACCAGAAATTGTTTCGCCGCTAAGGCAGAAGATGATTCGTGTTCCTGAGGTCATACAAAATGCATCAGGAATTAAAGTGTACGGGAAACTTATAAAATCACTAGTTTTTACTACTGATATAGCTATAATAAGAAATATCAATGCAAATGCAGTATTGGCTGTATACCCCTTTACGCCACAGCCTGTAATAACACATGCGCTTATGGTAGCGTCAGACATACCTGTATTTTGTGGTGTTGGTGGAGGACTAACACAAGGGAAGAGGGTTGTTAACCTTGCACTTGATGCAGAATTCGAAGGAGCTATAGGTGTTGTCGTTAACGCGCCTACTGCAAGCGAGATCATAAAGAGGATGAGGCTAACAATAGATATACCGATAGTTGTAACTATAGTTTCCGAAAAAGAAAATATAAAAGAAAGGGTCGATGCCGGCGCTACAATTTTAAACATATCTGGAGCTAAGAGGACTCCCCAAATTGTTAGACATGTTAGAGAATTATGCCCGAATATACCAATTATCGCGACTGGTGGCCCTACAGATGAAAGCATAATGGAAACAATAGAAGCTGGCGCAAATGCAATATCATATACACCACCATCAAATGCAGAAATTTTTTCTGCGATTATGGATAAATACAGAAGCGAGAGAGACTGA
- a CDS encoding GntR family transcriptional regulator — translation MKIEFDERTPIYIQIMDIIKRDIVTKKLKGGDKLPSVREMAESLKVNPNTVQRAYQELERENVTYTQRGMGTFITENTEKLASLKKEMAKEIIESFVTGMRSLGFNSNEILEIIKEYLKKEVN, via the coding sequence ATGAAAATTGAGTTTGACGAGAGAACACCCATTTACATCCAGATCATGGATATAATAAAGCGGGATATAGTTACAAAAAAACTAAAAGGAGGAGATAAATTGCCTTCTGTAAGGGAAATGGCCGAAAGCCTTAAGGTAAATCCAAATACTGTTCAAAGAGCTTATCAGGAACTTGAAAGGGAAAATGTCACATATACACAGAGAGGCATGGGAACATTTATAACTGAGAATACCGAAAAACTTGCATCATTAAAAAAAGAAATGGCAAAAGAGATAATTGAGTCATTTGTAACAGGTATGAGAAGCTTAGGTTTCAATTCAAATGAAATACTCGAAATTATCAAAGAATATCTTAAAAAGGAGGTCAACTGA
- a CDS encoding thioredoxin family protein yields MDIKILGGGCINCRNLEKNTREALKELNIEANIEDVTDFKEIAKYGIMRTPGLVVDGKVLSYGRVPDKDEIKNMLLK; encoded by the coding sequence ATGGATATCAAAATATTAGGCGGAGGCTGTATCAATTGCCGCAACCTTGAGAAAAACACTAGGGAAGCTTTAAAGGAATTAAACATTGAGGCAAACATAGAAGATGTAACAGACTTTAAAGAGATTGCAAAATACGGGATAATGAGGACCCCGGGGCTTGTTGTTGATGGTAAAGTTTTATCATACGGCAGAGTACCTGACAAAGATGAAATCAAAAATATGCTTTTAAAATGA
- a CDS encoding FtsX-like permease family protein: MHFKDYIKTSFRNLSRRKLRTFLTSFAVAIGTMLIIIMVSLGVGTQNLVINSLKEHASITQIMVSPYKDIGTIEINMTTEDQKKWEENRKKNFKKLTQANLDKIKKIENVSDIKSLLYAQITKTQIGDKSGSSTTVEGYDLKYGVFSPSEIEAVKLKEKNKNIKPIIAGRDLNADDKDTVLIGQNYLKKMGITDYNSVIGKDISMAASLPQSPGTAPVQPLIIKAKIAGVISDKFSGAGSIIMSIDMAAKIQGYYKGDPNYFDNNGPDQLIVNAKSFQDVKTIADKIKKMGYGIQTYQSVLDQIKNMFAIFQGILAIGGIIVLFVAAIGVINTMIMSIYERTRSIGIMKAVGASKSNIKNLFLVESGSLGFIGGIMGILFGWFGTKILGFVFNIFIKSKGGTPTEIFSIPLWLVLGSLAFSILVTVTAGLYPAARAAKLDPIEALRYE, encoded by the coding sequence ATGCACTTTAAAGATTATATAAAAACCTCTTTCAGAAATTTATCAAGGCGAAAGCTAAGAACTTTCCTTACATCATTTGCAGTTGCAATCGGTACAATGCTTATTATCATAATGGTGAGTCTCGGCGTCGGTACACAAAACTTAGTTATTAATTCGCTTAAAGAGCATGCATCCATTACGCAGATAATGGTATCTCCATATAAAGATATAGGAACTATTGAGATAAATATGACAACAGAGGACCAGAAAAAATGGGAAGAAAACCGCAAGAAAAACTTTAAAAAACTGACACAAGCAAACCTTGATAAAATAAAAAAAATAGAAAATGTATCTGATATCAAATCTTTGTTATATGCACAAATTACAAAGACACAGATAGGTGATAAAAGCGGAAGCTCTACAACAGTTGAAGGATATGATTTAAAATACGGTGTATTTTCACCTTCTGAAATAGAAGCAGTTAAACTTAAAGAAAAGAATAAAAACATAAAACCAATTATTGCAGGAAGAGATTTAAATGCGGATGATAAAGATACTGTCCTTATAGGACAGAACTACCTCAAAAAAATGGGAATTACCGATTATAATAGCGTTATTGGTAAAGATATTTCAATGGCTGCATCATTACCACAATCACCTGGAACTGCTCCTGTACAGCCTTTAATTATAAAAGCAAAAATTGCTGGTGTCATAAGCGACAAATTCAGCGGTGCAGGCAGTATAATAATGTCTATAGATATGGCAGCAAAAATTCAGGGATATTATAAAGGCGATCCGAATTACTTTGATAACAACGGTCCGGATCAGCTTATTGTAAATGCAAAGTCTTTTCAGGATGTAAAAACCATAGCAGATAAAATAAAGAAAATGGGATATGGCATTCAAACATACCAGTCAGTATTAGACCAGATAAAGAACATGTTTGCCATATTCCAAGGGATACTTGCAATCGGCGGCATCATAGTGCTTTTCGTTGCCGCAATAGGCGTCATAAACACAATGATAATGTCAATATATGAAAGGACAAGGTCTATTGGTATAATGAAAGCAGTCGGTGCGTCAAAGAGTAATATCAAGAACCTCTTCCTCGTGGAATCCGGTTCACTAGGATTTATCGGAGGTATAATGGGGATTTTATTCGGATGGTTTGGCACAAAAATCCTTGGATTTGTATTTAACATCTTTATAAAGAGCAAGGGTGGAACCCCTACCGAAATATTCTCTATACCATTGTGGCTTGTTTTAGGCTCTCTTGCCTTCTCAATACTTGTAACTGTCACAGCAGGACTTTATCCTGCGGCCCGTGCAGCAAAACTTGACCCGATAGAAGCACTAAGATATGAATAA
- a CDS encoding metalloregulator ArsR/SmtB family transcription factor produces MKGNITDDSIIDKIALFGKALSDPKRIEMLKMFAENKRCFEKSDGTKVENKEETPDGICVCHFVNEFDMAQSKVSYHIKILKDAGIIKETVVGKWRYYDIDFEKFNEILDLIKNVFT; encoded by the coding sequence ATGAAAGGCAACATTACTGATGATTCAATAATTGATAAAATTGCTCTTTTTGGTAAAGCACTAAGTGATCCAAAAAGAATTGAAATGCTTAAGATGTTTGCGGAAAACAAAAGGTGCTTTGAAAAATCAGACGGCACAAAGGTTGAAAATAAAGAAGAAACACCAGATGGCATTTGTGTATGCCATTTTGTAAATGAATTTGATATGGCACAATCAAAAGTGTCATACCATATAAAAATATTAAAAGACGCAGGAATAATAAAAGAAACTGTTGTCGGCAAATGGAGGTACTATGACATTGATTTTGAAAAATTTAATGAAATATTGGATTTAATCAAAAATGTCTTTACATAA